In Chitinophaga sp. HK235, a single window of DNA contains:
- a CDS encoding RNA polymerase sigma factor — MQNSEDIELLHQIKAGDQKAFETCFNKHWHLLYSLAGRILKSDDDAKDVVQLVYISLWGRREQLEISGSLQRYLLQAVRFQSFKRLQEILKSPEHLDRVEEQFLPVLNSIWDKLHESDLFNEISTQLETLPPRTREMFLMSRRQQLSIAEIALRMGVSEKTVRNQLHIALKTLRHHIAVAIIMAEMVC, encoded by the coding sequence ATGCAAAACAGTGAAGATATCGAGTTGCTCCACCAGATCAAGGCCGGCGATCAGAAAGCTTTTGAAACATGTTTCAATAAGCACTGGCATCTATTATATTCCCTGGCCGGCAGAATACTGAAATCAGATGATGACGCGAAAGATGTGGTACAGCTGGTATATATCTCCCTGTGGGGCAGACGCGAACAGCTGGAGATCTCCGGCTCCCTGCAGCGTTATCTGTTACAGGCTGTCAGGTTTCAATCGTTTAAAAGACTTCAGGAGATACTGAAAAGCCCCGAACACCTGGACAGGGTAGAAGAGCAGTTTCTGCCCGTATTAAACAGTATATGGGACAAACTGCACGAATCAGACCTTTTTAATGAGATATCCACTCAGCTGGAAACACTGCCGCCCAGAACCCGGGAAATGTTTCTGATGAGCCGTCGCCAACAGCTCTCTATCGCTGAAATAGCCCTGCGGATGGGCGTATCGGAAAAAACAGTCCGTAATCAGCTGCATATCGCACTCAAAACCCTTCGTCATCATATTGCGGTGGCCATCATTATGGCCGAGATGGTTTGTTAA
- a CDS encoding glycosyltransferase family 87 protein has product MPKHHQPAPVITLTASNRVPSWYQHPMIVTVLYFLGTLILYIQSLLTGKYNNFIIFRSSWDHLLHHMPLYKLYPETYFDYFLYHPTFPILFAPLAILPATVGLFIWLMGSSGLFLYALRQLPVAANRRYIISWLLILELLNAIQSSQTNPIMTALMLLTVINLERKKPLLAALFTCLCFFIKGYGAITGLLFLFYDNKSTYMKYCLLFGISGTLLPLLILSPAELIQTYKDWFHMITSPVILEDASVRGMIHALMHIPLQPAIGIDKVMHVVAFTGLGTALFFAWKNKAPFYKWIIAAYLMLWVVLFNQSTESPTYIMAVTGAVAGLMLLPERPLSVILLGILVVVTSLCPTDLVPSFINKIAVSYQLKALPCLLILFYFQYYLCFTKQTAAEE; this is encoded by the coding sequence GTGCCAAAACATCATCAACCTGCACCTGTAATAACACTCACTGCCAGCAATCGGGTACCATCCTGGTATCAGCATCCGATGATCGTGACAGTACTGTATTTTCTGGGAACACTGATATTATATATACAATCACTGCTTACGGGCAAATACAATAATTTTATCATCTTCCGCAGCTCATGGGATCATCTGCTGCATCATATGCCGCTGTATAAGCTGTACCCCGAAACTTATTTTGACTACTTTTTATACCACCCTACTTTCCCTATCCTGTTTGCACCACTGGCCATTTTACCGGCCACTGTGGGTTTGTTTATCTGGCTGATGGGCAGCTCCGGTCTTTTTCTGTACGCCCTGCGTCAGTTGCCGGTAGCTGCCAACAGGCGGTATATCATCAGCTGGCTGCTGATACTGGAGCTGTTAAACGCTATCCAGTCTTCACAAACCAATCCGATCATGACTGCGCTGATGCTGCTGACCGTGATCAATCTGGAACGAAAGAAACCTTTACTGGCAGCGCTTTTCACCTGTCTCTGTTTTTTCATCAAAGGTTATGGCGCCATCACAGGATTGCTGTTTCTCTTTTATGACAACAAAAGTACTTACATGAAATACTGTCTGCTGTTTGGCATTAGCGGCACCTTACTCCCGCTGCTGATATTGTCTCCGGCTGAACTGATACAAACGTATAAAGACTGGTTTCATATGATCACCAGCCCTGTTATACTGGAAGATGCTTCTGTACGGGGCATGATACATGCGCTGATGCATATCCCTCTGCAGCCTGCTATCGGGATAGATAAAGTGATGCATGTGGTAGCATTTACAGGACTGGGCACCGCGCTCTTTTTCGCGTGGAAAAACAAAGCTCCTTTTTACAAATGGATCATAGCAGCTTACCTGATGTTGTGGGTGGTATTGTTCAACCAGAGCACAGAATCTCCTACCTATATTATGGCGGTAACCGGTGCTGTTGCCGGCTTGATGCTGTTGCCGGAAAGGCCACTGTCCGTTATCCTGTTAGGGATACTGGTGGTAGTCACCTCTCTGTGCCCTACCGACCTGGTACCTTCCTTCATCAACAAAATAGCCGTCAGTTATCAGCTGAAAGCATTGCCCTGTTTGCTGATACTGTTTTACTTCCAGTATTATTTGTGTTTTACTAAACAAACAGCAGCGGAGGAATAA
- a CDS encoding LytTR family DNA-binding domain-containing protein codes for MKKIRVVIVDDERAAREEIKRALQPYTDYTVAGEAKNVSAALELIRETQPDLLFLDVQMPGASGFDLLASLSEVPDVIFTTAYDAYAVKAFDNNALDYLLKPFRSERFAQAMDKHCNKCMERAALAGNNLSDKQLFIKEGDQCFFLKQGEIYLIESVDNYARIHFQGKQVLIKTSLNQLESRLDPASFFRINRSQIIHARYITRIVTIDGGRLQLTIHDSIQVEVSSRQSVKFKQWNNI; via the coding sequence ATGAAAAAGATACGAGTAGTGATTGTGGATGATGAACGTGCAGCGCGGGAAGAGATCAAACGGGCATTACAGCCGTATACAGACTATACGGTGGCGGGAGAAGCTAAAAATGTAAGTGCCGCTCTGGAGCTGATCAGGGAAACGCAGCCGGACCTGCTTTTCCTGGATGTCCAGATGCCTGGTGCTTCCGGCTTCGATCTGCTGGCCAGTCTGTCCGAAGTACCGGACGTGATCTTTACCACCGCTTATGATGCTTATGCAGTAAAAGCATTCGATAACAACGCACTCGACTATCTGCTTAAACCTTTCCGCAGCGAGAGGTTCGCACAGGCCATGGACAAACACTGCAACAAATGTATGGAACGCGCTGCCCTGGCCGGAAACAACCTGTCCGATAAACAACTTTTCATCAAAGAAGGTGATCAGTGTTTTTTCCTGAAGCAGGGAGAAATATATCTGATAGAATCTGTGGACAACTACGCCCGTATACATTTTCAGGGGAAACAGGTGCTGATAAAAACCTCCCTTAACCAGCTGGAATCCAGACTGGACCCCGCTTCTTTTTTCAGGATCAACAGAAGTCAGATTATCCATGCCCGTTATATCACCCGTATTGTAACTATTGATGGTGGCCGATTACAGCTGACTATTCATGATAGCATACAGGTAGAAGTGTCCAGCCGGCAGTCTGTTAAATTCAAGCAATGGAATAATATTTAA
- a CDS encoding sensor histidine kinase — translation MKKQVRISPYWLCQLSGWTVAALHWEVEGFLRSPYFSYRLAILNFVADIVINILLTHAYRRFALQHRWPALPPRALILRIIPAVLLLAVCFTFTVSLRFYIEQYYPSFELSYWTYLKDIGRQPFMTGIRTMAVWVLAWHMYHYAQREIRTAQENARLQLLTREIQLSNLSAQLNPHFFFNSLNNIKSLILEDPVLARRAIDLLSELLRHALYKQSDKLIPLHEELQVVSDYLELEKLRFEDRLEADIRMNAPLSDVLVPPLSIQTMVENAIKHGINKSMDGGSIIITIEKNVTAVRITVQNPGRLEQSATSSGLGIRNLQERLQLQFHGQASFHITALPDEKVLTVLTIPVI, via the coding sequence ATGAAAAAGCAGGTACGCATATCTCCTTACTGGCTGTGCCAGCTCAGCGGCTGGACAGTAGCCGCCCTTCACTGGGAAGTGGAAGGTTTTTTGCGAAGTCCGTATTTCAGCTACCGGCTGGCTATCCTCAACTTTGTGGCGGATATTGTAATCAATATCCTACTAACACATGCCTACCGCCGGTTTGCGTTGCAACACCGCTGGCCTGCGTTACCGCCCCGGGCATTGATACTGCGTATCATACCAGCTGTATTATTACTGGCGGTCTGTTTTACCTTCACGGTATCGCTGCGGTTTTATATCGAGCAGTACTATCCATCATTTGAGCTGTCTTATTGGACTTATCTGAAAGACATAGGCCGGCAGCCTTTTATGACCGGCATCCGGACCATGGCCGTTTGGGTACTGGCCTGGCATATGTACCACTATGCACAGCGGGAGATCCGTACCGCACAGGAGAATGCCCGGCTACAGCTCCTTACCAGGGAAATACAACTCAGCAATCTCTCTGCCCAACTCAATCCTCATTTCTTTTTTAACTCACTCAACAATATCAAGTCGCTGATACTGGAAGATCCGGTATTGGCCAGAAGGGCCATAGATCTGCTTTCCGAGCTGTTGCGCCATGCATTGTACAAACAGTCCGACAAACTGATACCCCTACACGAAGAACTGCAGGTAGTCAGCGATTATCTGGAGCTGGAGAAACTACGTTTCGAAGACCGGCTGGAAGCAGACATCCGGATGAACGCGCCATTGTCAGATGTATTAGTTCCTCCACTCAGCATACAAACCATGGTAGAAAATGCCATCAAACATGGCATCAACAAAAGTATGGACGGTGGCAGCATTATCATCACCATAGAAAAAAATGTAACAGCTGTCCGTATCACGGTACAAAATCCGGGACGCCTGGAGCAGTCTGCCACCTCCAGCGGACTGGGCATCCGTAATCTGCAGGAACGGCTACAGCTGCAGTTTCACGGTCAGGCTTCCTTTCATATCACAGCATTGCCTGATGAAAAAGTTTTAACCGTCTTAACTATTCCGGTTATATGA